The Halobellus sp. MBLA0158 genome has a window encoding:
- a CDS encoding DUF7385 family protein — MADRFDQHAVRHRMKLLSDDGDTTLYENRDEVDCPACGEPFSRLLLTERRAHSFDVDGAGRLCVVHEDERLVVCLHRP; from the coding sequence ATGGCCGACCGCTTCGACCAACACGCCGTCCGGCACCGGATGAAGCTCCTCAGCGACGACGGCGACACCACGCTCTACGAGAACCGCGACGAAGTCGACTGCCCGGCCTGCGGCGAGCCGTTCTCCCGGCTGCTCCTCACCGAGCGCCGGGCGCACTCCTTCGACGTCGACGGCGCCGGGCGGCTCTGTGTCGTCCACGAGGACGAGCGGTTGGTCGTCTGTCTCCATCGTCCGTAG
- a CDS encoding helix-turn-helix transcriptional regulator → MYDLTGFQRDLLYVIAGLDEPHGLAIKEELEEYYEKEIHHGRLYPNLDTLVEKGLVDKGQRDRRTNYYTLTRRGRREIAARKDWESTYINVSFEGIDDD, encoded by the coding sequence ATGTATGACCTGACAGGATTCCAGCGTGACCTGCTGTACGTCATCGCGGGGCTCGACGAACCGCACGGACTCGCGATCAAGGAAGAACTCGAAGAGTACTACGAAAAGGAGATCCACCACGGCCGGCTGTATCCCAACCTCGACACGCTCGTCGAGAAGGGCCTCGTCGACAAGGGACAGCGCGACCGCCGGACGAACTACTACACGCTCACCCGTCGCGGCCGCCGCGAGATCGCGGCGCGGAAGGACTGGGAGAGCACCTACATCAACGTCTCTTTCGAAGGTATCGACGACGACTGA
- a CDS encoding mandelate racemase/muconate lactonizing enzyme family protein, whose translation MGIDYADLHDPNAEYTMRELSAETMGATAERGGGRDVEITDVQTTMIDGNFPWTLVRVYTDAGVVGTGEAYWGAGVPELVERMKPMIVGENPLDIDRLYEHLIQKMSGEGSVEGVTVTAISGIEVALHDLAGKILDLPAYQLLGGKYRDEVRVYCDCHTEEEADPEACADEAERVVEELGYDALKFDLDVPSGLEKDRANRHLRPGEIRHKAEIVERVTERVKDRADVAFDCHWTFSGGSAKRLAAEIEEYDVWWLEDPVPPENLDVQEEVTKSTTTPIAVGENRYRVTEERRLIENQAVDIVAPDLPKVGGMRETRKIADVANQYYVPVAMHNVASPVATMAAVHVGAAIPNALAVEYHSYELGWWEDLVEEDVIEDGSIAVPEEPGLGVTLDMDAVEAHMVDGEELFDAA comes from the coding sequence ATGGGAATCGACTACGCCGACTTACACGACCCGAACGCGGAGTACACGATGCGGGAGCTCTCCGCGGAGACCATGGGCGCGACGGCCGAGCGGGGCGGCGGCCGGGACGTCGAGATCACGGACGTCCAGACCACGATGATCGACGGCAACTTCCCGTGGACCCTGGTGCGCGTCTACACCGACGCGGGCGTCGTCGGCACCGGCGAGGCCTACTGGGGCGCGGGCGTCCCCGAGCTCGTCGAGCGGATGAAGCCGATGATCGTCGGGGAGAACCCCCTCGACATCGACCGGCTGTACGAGCACCTGATCCAGAAGATGTCCGGCGAGGGAAGCGTCGAGGGCGTCACCGTGACGGCGATCTCGGGCATCGAGGTCGCGCTCCACGACCTCGCGGGGAAGATCCTCGACCTCCCGGCGTATCAACTGCTGGGCGGGAAGTACCGCGACGAGGTGCGGGTCTACTGCGACTGCCACACCGAAGAGGAGGCCGACCCCGAGGCCTGCGCCGACGAGGCCGAACGCGTCGTCGAGGAACTGGGCTACGACGCCCTGAAGTTCGACCTCGACGTGCCCTCCGGGCTGGAGAAGGACCGCGCGAACCGCCACCTCCGACCCGGTGAGATCCGCCACAAGGCCGAGATCGTAGAGCGGGTCACAGAGCGCGTAAAGGACCGCGCGGACGTCGCCTTCGACTGTCACTGGACCTTCTCGGGCGGGTCGGCCAAGCGCCTCGCCGCCGAGATCGAGGAGTACGACGTCTGGTGGCTCGAAGACCCCGTGCCGCCGGAGAACCTCGACGTCCAGGAGGAAGTCACGAAGTCGACGACGACGCCGATCGCCGTCGGCGAGAACCGCTACCGAGTCACAGAAGAGCGCCGCCTCATCGAGAATCAGGCGGTCGACATCGTCGCGCCGGACCTCCCGAAGGTCGGCGGGATGCGCGAGACGCGGAAGATCGCCGACGTCGCCAATCAGTACTACGTCCCCGTCGCGATGCACAACGTCGCCTCGCCCGTCGCGACGATGGCCGCCGTCCACGTCGGCGCCGCGATCCCGAACGCGCTGGCGGTCGAGTACCACTCCTACGAACTGGGGTGGTGGGAGGACCTCGTCGAGGAGGACGTCATCGAGGATGGCTCGATCGCCGTCCCCGAAGAGCCCGGCCTCGGCGTCACGCTCGATATGGACGCCGTCGAGGCGCATATGGTCGACGGGGAAGAGCTGTTCGACGCAGCGTAG
- a CDS encoding AI-2E family transporter, giving the protein MSVPELDRSRLSWWLGGAALGVGLAYVIYSFIGTFVFGIFLYYSTRPIYRRIKKRVRPPSLAAAVALFVLALPALVLIAYTGAIAVSELTRLTNQGVFDLSQYPITQAQLARLTDVEQLLAFDPETITTEQIRRLFASIGSAGNVLAFVGVGLVHLFAMIALAFYLLRDDRKLTAWVRRQVGDDRGVMEAFLAGVDRDFTHIFFGNILNAVLTGTIGVVAYALLNAISPPGVSIPAPELIGLLAGIASLVPVVGMKLVYVPVAAYLGVTSYLFDPATLWFTAVFVAVSFVVVDTIPDLVLRPYVSGRNLHVGAVMIAYTLGPLLFGWYGIFLGPILLVLVVNFARHVLPVLIKRQPLTPYAVDPAVMQPDEPTTGTIHDRAVAADGAPAASADDVGGESDRDASDGESGFTFGARIVGDDDASTE; this is encoded by the coding sequence ATGTCCGTTCCCGAGTTGGACCGCTCGCGGCTCTCCTGGTGGCTGGGCGGGGCCGCGCTCGGGGTGGGGCTCGCGTACGTGATCTACTCGTTTATCGGCACGTTCGTCTTCGGCATCTTCCTCTACTACTCGACGCGGCCGATCTACCGGCGGATCAAAAAACGCGTCCGGCCGCCGAGCCTCGCGGCCGCCGTCGCCCTGTTCGTCCTGGCGCTGCCGGCGCTCGTCCTCATCGCGTACACGGGCGCGATCGCCGTCAGCGAGCTGACTCGGCTCACGAATCAGGGCGTCTTCGACCTCTCGCAGTACCCGATCACCCAGGCGCAGTTGGCCCGCCTGACCGACGTAGAGCAGCTGCTGGCGTTCGATCCCGAGACGATCACTACTGAGCAGATCCGGCGACTCTTCGCCTCGATCGGCTCGGCCGGCAACGTCCTGGCGTTCGTCGGCGTCGGCCTCGTTCACCTCTTTGCGATGATCGCGCTGGCGTTCTACCTGCTCCGGGACGACCGGAAGCTCACCGCCTGGGTCAGGAGACAGGTCGGCGACGACCGGGGCGTGATGGAGGCGTTCCTGGCCGGCGTGGACCGCGACTTCACCCACATCTTCTTCGGCAACATCCTGAACGCGGTCCTCACGGGGACGATCGGCGTCGTCGCGTACGCGCTGTTGAACGCCATCTCGCCGCCCGGCGTCTCGATCCCGGCGCCGGAGCTCATCGGGCTCCTGGCCGGCATCGCGAGCCTGGTCCCCGTCGTCGGGATGAAGCTCGTCTACGTCCCCGTCGCGGCGTATCTCGGCGTCACGTCGTACCTGTTCGATCCGGCGACGCTGTGGTTCACGGCCGTCTTCGTCGCCGTCTCGTTCGTCGTGGTGGACACGATTCCGGACCTCGTGCTCAGGCCGTACGTGTCGGGGCGGAACCTCCACGTCGGCGCGGTGATGATCGCCTACACGCTGGGCCCGCTGCTCTTCGGCTGGTACGGGATCTTCCTCGGGCCGATCCTGCTCGTCCTCGTCGTGAACTTCGCGCGGCACGTCCTTCCCGTGCTCATCAAGAGGCAGCCGCTCACGCCCTACGCCGTCGATCCGGCCGTGATGCAACCGGACGAGCCGACGACCGGAACGATCCACGACCGGGCCGTCGCCGCCGACGGGGCGCCCGCCGCTTCCGCCGACGACGTCGGTGGCGAGTCCGACCGGGACGCGTCGGACGGCGAGAGCGGGTTCACCTTCGGCGCTCGGATCGTCGGCGACGACGACGCGTCCACGGAGTGA
- a CDS encoding DUF7117 family protein — translation MRIRGRRRCTDCGREWSYFETGRVACPDCGSLRSVGTGDRERHTDSPAELDLSEHRNALDSATGIGDVADGLKSTLRDYVRQRGFVRGGDLRTVDDTVLAAAELLHAVDVYERTRDPTDEMRLYVLSLLRGADGGDRSAPEEVPSEMTDARGLAYAEVLDGFCSDLGVWLEDHPDPSARAVRETLETHIARVDALYGDVPPAESESLVRAARELATYLRDDDEAALATARDRLSRLE, via the coding sequence ATGCGCATCCGTGGCCGGCGCCGCTGTACGGACTGTGGCCGGGAGTGGTCGTACTTCGAGACGGGGCGAGTGGCGTGCCCGGACTGCGGGAGTCTCCGGAGCGTCGGGACCGGCGACCGCGAACGCCACACCGACAGCCCGGCGGAACTGGACCTCTCGGAACACCGGAACGCGCTCGATTCGGCCACCGGGATCGGCGACGTCGCCGACGGGCTGAAGTCGACCCTCCGGGACTACGTCCGCCAGCGGGGGTTCGTGCGCGGCGGCGACCTCCGGACGGTCGACGACACGGTGCTCGCGGCCGCGGAACTGCTGCACGCGGTCGACGTGTACGAGCGGACGCGGGACCCGACCGACGAGATGCGGCTCTACGTCCTCTCGCTCCTGCGCGGGGCCGACGGCGGCGACCGCTCGGCGCCGGAGGAGGTCCCATCGGAGATGACCGACGCTCGCGGGCTGGCGTACGCCGAGGTGCTCGACGGCTTCTGTTCGGACCTCGGCGTGTGGCTGGAGGACCACCCCGACCCGAGCGCTCGGGCGGTCCGGGAGACGCTCGAAACTCACATCGCGCGCGTGGACGCCCTCTACGGCGACGTTCCGCCCGCGGAGTCGGAGTCGCTCGTCCGCGCCGCGCGCGAGCTCGCGACGTACCTCAGAGACGACGACGAGGCGGCGCTGGCGACCGCGCGCGACCGCCTCTCGCGGCTGGAGTGA
- a CDS encoding DUF5799 family protein yields MADWTDSIVGDRMTVDREFNDRVENSRFTSQEWGLIMTATELEIEHADDPERARIVADTEKLPQIMPELDNVRSQMAQMGGAPGEDSDSGAGIVDSLKGALGLGNGTGGNDQERLDAAERLTQAYADALQDHLESKNKWEQVRIAYQE; encoded by the coding sequence ATGGCAGACTGGACCGACAGCATCGTCGGAGACCGGATGACTGTCGATCGGGAGTTCAACGACCGCGTGGAGAACTCGCGGTTCACGAGTCAGGAGTGGGGACTCATCATGACGGCGACGGAACTGGAGATCGAACACGCCGACGACCCTGAGCGGGCGCGGATCGTCGCGGACACGGAGAAGCTCCCGCAGATTATGCCCGAGCTCGACAACGTCCGCTCCCAGATGGCGCAGATGGGCGGCGCGCCCGGCGAGGACTCGGACTCCGGTGCCGGCATCGTCGACTCGCTGAAGGGCGCGCTCGGCCTCGGGAACGGGACGGGCGGCAACGACCAGGAGCGGCTGGACGCCGCCGAGCGGCTCACCCAGGCCTACGCGGACGCGCTCCAGGACCACCTCGAATCGAAGAACAAGTGGGAGCAGGTCCGGATCGCCTACCAGGAGTAA
- a CDS encoding HAD hydrolase family protein, giving the protein MDRYDLLYRLYEDYETDTLYDLQNFVDLFPPVDSRVALGYWQDASDDLTERKADVSEAFAAGETMAEIAAHATREQTFTALDLYAEYGRAVNALVLDVDETLRSAGRTDNEIPRETLHLLTELHESGVPIVICTGQTLENVKGFMIQGLGTELVHSGSFSIVYEAGTGVFTPGHGSDTKRLLYESLDDEIRDVFARVRSRVLTGADAELRRSAHLQGNEFNVTLKPNFDVGSDAAAEVIDAGLVHLVDLLGGAVVESVEGVGDVGIETRDGDREGPADSADWARAYYADADPEIDAVLAREDAAPTCGVEAIPEAVRDRFDRIDVAYYHADAAEIGSLDLDKPTGVREALDVLGIDDPFVLVMGDSKSDLRVMEWADEADAGVAAAPEHASASVLDHVRDTDDLVYGPGDAGSVLRIVSVLNRLAEW; this is encoded by the coding sequence ATGGACCGGTACGACCTCCTGTATCGCCTCTACGAGGACTACGAGACCGACACGCTCTACGATCTCCAGAACTTCGTCGACCTCTTTCCGCCCGTCGACTCCCGCGTCGCGCTCGGGTACTGGCAGGACGCCAGCGACGACCTCACAGAGCGGAAAGCCGACGTCTCGGAGGCCTTCGCCGCCGGCGAGACGATGGCCGAGATCGCCGCGCACGCGACTCGCGAGCAGACCTTCACCGCGCTCGATCTCTACGCCGAGTACGGCCGCGCGGTGAACGCGCTCGTCCTCGACGTCGACGAGACGCTCCGCTCTGCCGGCCGGACGGACAACGAGATCCCCCGCGAGACGCTGCACCTCCTCACCGAACTCCACGAGTCGGGCGTCCCGATCGTGATCTGCACCGGCCAGACCCTCGAAAACGTGAAGGGATTTATGATCCAGGGGCTCGGCACCGAACTGGTCCACTCGGGGTCGTTCAGCATCGTCTACGAGGCCGGGACCGGGGTGTTCACGCCCGGCCACGGCTCCGACACGAAGCGGCTCCTCTACGAGTCGCTCGACGACGAGATCCGGGACGTCTTCGCCCGCGTCCGCTCGCGCGTCCTCACGGGGGCGGACGCCGAACTCCGCCGCTCGGCCCACCTCCAGGGCAACGAGTTCAACGTCACGCTCAAGCCGAACTTCGACGTCGGCAGCGACGCGGCCGCCGAGGTCATCGACGCGGGGCTCGTCCACCTCGTCGACCTCCTCGGGGGCGCCGTCGTCGAGAGCGTCGAGGGTGTCGGCGACGTCGGGATCGAGACGCGGGACGGCGACCGCGAGGGTCCGGCCGACTCCGCCGACTGGGCCCGGGCGTACTACGCCGACGCCGACCCGGAGATCGACGCGGTGCTCGCGCGTGAAGACGCCGCGCCGACCTGCGGGGTCGAGGCGATCCCCGAGGCCGTGCGCGATCGGTTCGATCGGATCGACGTGGCGTACTACCACGCCGACGCCGCCGAGATCGGCTCGCTCGACCTCGACAAGCCCACGGGCGTCCGCGAGGCGCTCGACGTCCTGGGGATCGACGACCCGTTCGTGCTCGTGATGGGCGACAGCAAGTCCGACCTCCGCGTGATGGAGTGGGCCGACGAGGCCGACGCCGGCGTCGCCGCCGCGCCCGAACACGCCTCGGCGTCGGTGCTCGACCACGTCCGCGACACCGACGACCTGGTGTACGGCCCCGGCGACGCGGGCTCTGTGCTCCGCATCGTCTCCGTGCTGAATCGCCTGGCCGAGTGGTGA
- a CDS encoding RtcB family protein: MTHDGDDVRTFGDVRLERVRENVWEIPREGRMNAPARVFASEQLLEQIADDKTLQQLRNATHLPGVVGRAICMPDGHQGYGFPVGGVAATDAETGCISPGGIGYDINCGVRMMRTNLTYDDVEGREEELVESLFANVPSGLGGGGIVEGDRETIEAILARGVDWALEHGYAVADDLAHCEDEGMRHDADPEAVSQKAKDRGKNQIGSLGSGNHFLEVQRVTDVYRPDVAEAFGLEPDQIVVLIHCGSRGLGHQICSDYLRRIEETHGDLLESLPDKELAAAPAGSALAEEYYGAMCAAINFAWVNRQLIMHRTRRVFERVFDRDWEAMEMELLYDVAHNIGKREVHEVPVNERGQPTAVGDAVDTAERELYVHRKGATRAFPAGRPEVPKAYRDVGQPIIIPGSMGAGSYVLRGGERSLELSFGSTAHGAGRTMSRTQAKNEFWGETVQDELRDQEKIYVKAQSGATVAEEAPGVYKDVDEVVRVSDELGIGDKVARTYPVCNIKG, translated from the coding sequence ATGACTCACGACGGCGACGACGTTCGTACCTTCGGCGACGTCCGGCTCGAACGCGTCCGCGAGAACGTCTGGGAGATCCCACGCGAGGGGAGGATGAACGCCCCCGCGCGGGTGTTCGCGAGCGAGCAGTTGCTCGAACAGATCGCCGACGACAAGACGCTCCAGCAGCTCCGGAACGCGACGCACCTCCCGGGGGTCGTCGGCCGGGCGATCTGCATGCCGGACGGCCACCAGGGGTACGGCTTCCCCGTCGGCGGCGTCGCCGCGACGGACGCCGAGACCGGCTGCATCTCGCCCGGCGGGATCGGCTACGACATCAACTGCGGCGTCCGGATGATGCGGACGAACCTCACCTACGACGACGTCGAGGGCCGGGAGGAAGAGCTCGTCGAGTCCCTGTTCGCGAACGTGCCCTCGGGGCTCGGCGGCGGCGGGATCGTCGAGGGCGACCGCGAGACGATCGAGGCCATCCTCGCCCGCGGCGTCGACTGGGCGCTCGAACACGGCTACGCCGTCGCGGACGACCTCGCACACTGCGAGGACGAGGGGATGCGCCACGACGCCGACCCCGAGGCCGTCTCCCAGAAGGCCAAAGACCGGGGCAAAAATCAGATCGGGAGCCTCGGCTCCGGGAACCACTTCCTCGAAGTGCAGCGCGTCACCGACGTCTACCGGCCGGACGTCGCCGAGGCGTTCGGACTCGAACCGGACCAGATCGTCGTCCTCATCCACTGCGGGTCCCGCGGGCTGGGCCACCAGATCTGCTCGGACTACCTCCGTCGGATCGAAGAGACCCACGGCGACCTCCTGGAGTCGCTGCCGGACAAGGAACTGGCCGCCGCCCCGGCCGGCTCCGCGCTGGCCGAGGAGTACTACGGCGCGATGTGTGCGGCGATCAACTTCGCGTGGGTGAACCGACAGCTGATCATGCACCGGACGCGCCGGGTGTTCGAGCGCGTCTTCGACCGCGACTGGGAGGCGATGGAGATGGAACTCCTCTACGACGTCGCCCACAACATCGGCAAGCGGGAGGTCCACGAGGTCCCCGTCAACGAGCGCGGCCAGCCGACGGCCGTCGGCGACGCCGTCGACACCGCAGAGCGGGAGCTCTACGTCCACCGCAAGGGCGCGACGCGCGCGTTCCCGGCCGGGCGGCCGGAGGTCCCGAAGGCGTATCGGGACGTCGGCCAGCCGATCATCATCCCGGGCAGTATGGGCGCGGGCTCGTACGTCCTGCGCGGCGGCGAGCGCTCGCTCGAACTGTCCTTCGGCTCGACGGCTCACGGCGCCGGACGGACGATGAGCCGCACGCAGGCGAAAAACGAGTTCTGGGGCGAGACCGTCCAGGACGAGCTCCGCGACCAGGAGAAGATCTACGTGAAGGCCCAGTCGGGCGCGACCGTGGCCGAGGAGGCCCCCGGCGTCTACAAGGACGTCGACGAGGTGGTCCGCGTCTCGGACGAACTCGGCATCGGCGACAAGGTGGCGCGCACGTACCCCGTCTGCAACATCAAGGGATAG